From the genome of Phoenix dactylifera cultivar Barhee BC4 chromosome 5, palm_55x_up_171113_PBpolish2nd_filt_p, whole genome shotgun sequence:
CTCTGCGCGGCGGCTCTTCGGCCTTCCTCGGcctcctccttctctctttcttttcctttctcattCTTCCTCTCCCCCGCCTCTTCTACTATGTCTATACGGACTCGACATGGCACAGCACGAGCTCGTACCGACTCGTTCCATCGAGCAACCGGAATGGTGCCCGATACCAGTTCCGCCGACCCTGCTGTGAACTTCATCAAATCTCAAAAACTTTTTGTATCTAGTCAACTTCTTTTATCAACCTTTTTCCACatcatggatcctattgctctCGATAATATTATCTTGTCTTCAACCAGGCCTTCACTACTCAAATATTGCAACTATCAATATAATAATTTCTGGAGTAACAAATAATATGTTTTGAACCACTTTATATGATTCTAGGCAAATATCCATGAACAAATATTCCTGACTAGATAAATGTTTGCATACGATAGGTTGAACAAGAATTGAACAAACAGTATTACCATGTAAAGTACTTTGAGCATCCATAAAGCTTAATTGGGGACTTTGACCAGTAAAAGCTTAATTAAGTACTTTCAAACACCCATGAAACATTAAAATAatcctaaaataaaaattaaaaaaacccAAAAAAGTATCGCACCAGTATCAAACCGGTATGCATTTGCATATCGAGTATTGGTACCATACTATACCAGTTAGATATGGTTTGGTATCATACTGTACCGGTTAGGTGTCAGTATGATACTCGAAATTGGAACCACGGGCCTTGATCATGCCAAAAAGAGATTCTAGGGATAGGAGAATGAAAAATAATCAAGGGAAGCAAATCAtgcagagagagggagagagagagatcatagGGGTGATGAAAGAAATGTTTTTACCCTCTTCCCCTTATAAAATCTCTTTGTGTCTCTCATTAACCTCTTCCTAGTTTCCATATTTCCCTAAAGCATTcgcattattattttatttctgttctatatattatatcttattttcttatatttattttatattttatttaacatattttgttttttaaaaagttttttacCTTTCATTTTATTCTCTTTTGTCTTCTTTGCAAACAGTTACTGCAAAGGCACACTATTCATTCTGCTGAATCTTGCAGGCTTTAAGTAAATGGAAATTTGGTAGTGTGTTTTCAATTAAACCCATCGGTGCATTGATCTTCTCAGAAAATGATGAATGATTTGATAGATAAATCAATTATCACCATAACAAGAGTGCATTGGCTAACCTATTTCACTGGAAAGAATTAATTTGTGACTTGATACCTGAACACCATCTAACCAATCAAGGCACCAAGATCCTTGTTGAAGAATCAATGCACCATAATTTTGTCAGTTTTATTTAAAGTCTCATTCAGATCAATTTACCCCATAAATCGCTCATGCATATCTTGCAACAGAGCAAAAATCTCACATTGACTAAGACAGCTTAGAGATAACAAATAAATAGAGGCACATCAATGCAGTAAACGGGTCAACAAGATGCATTTAGCTTTTTTATCTTCAACATCCATCCATAGCCCATCATAAAGATCATGCGATGGATCACGAATTAAAACCCAGCAATCAAAATAACTTTAATGGTTTACATAAAAATAAAGCTGACAGCATAAGAATCATTTAATCTCAGCATTCATCCataattcatcaaaaaaaaaaatcattgaacgGATCCTGAGTGAAAACCCAATAATCAAAATCCtacatttctgaaaaaaaaaagtggacaGCGTTTTGATTTAGAGGGAAAGAACTTGCGAAAGCCTAGCTTGAACAAAGAATAGGATCAAGATTTAGACAATTTCCCAACAGATCCATTCCGACCAAAAATaagacaaaaaagaaagaaagaaagaaaaaagaattctaTATTCACAACACTTTATAAAATCAAAGCAAAATAACAGCAGATctcaaaagagaaaagaaggggggggggggggggcatatTGATTGGTACCTGACGCCGGCGTCGCCGACGATGCCAATGGCCATGCCGGCGGACAGGCCGGCGAGGCCGCAGGCGAGGCCGGAGGAGAGGTGGGCGTAGCCGTCGAAGAGGTAGTAGGACTTGGCCTTAGGGTTGATCCCGGTGCTGATGATGACCGCGATGATGAGGCCGTAAATCCCCAGCACTCCCGCCATGACCACCGGCACGATCGACTTCATCACCAGCTCCGGCCTCATCACCCCCATCGAGGCCACCCCCACACCGCTCTTCGCCGTCCCGTACGCCGCCCCCATACCTGTAATTCAGAGAGTCCAACAAACCGACAGCTCGGATCAGATCCAAGACATGATCATCATCATcgccaagaagaagaaagaaacgaAAGAAAGGGatgattatttttattcttaCAGGAGAAGACGAGGGCGGCTGCGGCGCCGAGGAAGCCGAAGAAGGGTGCGGTCTCGTCGCCGCTGAAGCTAGACATCTTCGAAGACGAGGGGGTTGAGAGGCGGTGCCGGAGACGCTTCCCTTTTATTTTTCCGTTCCAAAgcgggaggaagaggaggagatggaGTGGCAGAAGAGAAAAGGCATCCCAACTCTCcgttttttattaaaaagaaaaaaaaaagaaagtaataagTTGTTTCCACGGTATTGGTTTGCGGCGAAGGTTCCTGCTTGTGGTCTTCCGCGCGACAGCGTAAGGAACCGTACAGCTCGATTTTGACGGCAGCTGATTTTGGCGAAATTCCAGCGCGTGAGGGAAACCGTGTAATTCGTGGTGAGAAAGGCTGGATTTTCGCTGGCACACGTGAACTGATGGAAAGTCGGGCCTCGGATTGGGGACCGCATTGGAAGCGGCCGAGTTTTTATATGCGAGCGCCCGCATGGGAGACTCGTGACATACAAAATCTTGATGATATGATTTAAGAAACTGGTCAATAATATAAATCCAATCaaattttttcattatttttaaataattatttttattatgaaattttaCCATCAATATCGAAAATTAGATATTGTATGATTTACATTATCAGTCAATGTTTCAATGTTCTGATACTAAATATATATTGGTAGAGATCTCGAAaactataattttttaatattttgctCACACCTTGACTAAGAAATATTGAGATCTTAGTTCGTCTCACGGCCTGTCGCCAATCTAGATGGCCGGTGTTTTACCTATAAGAGCCTAGATGGTAGCTGATTAAACTGTCAATAGCCACGGCGGTCCAAGAAGGCTTAAGACAAGATACAAAAAATTTAAGCCTAAACTTGGATTTTAAGATTCTAGGACCAATTGGTCTCACAATCTTGAGTATTGATGCATACAGTAGTTTGGGCTAGGCTTGTGAGAATGATTTGCTAAACAAGAGTATTGAAACCCTCttgatttattaaaaaatctaaatataatAGTTTGGCTATCTAGGAGTG
Proteins encoded in this window:
- the LOC103716904 gene encoding V-type proton ATPase 16 kDa proteolipid subunit, which gives rise to MSSFSGDETAPFFGFLGAAAALVFSCMGAAYGTAKSGVGVASMGVMRPELVMKSIVPVVMAGVLGIYGLIIAVIISTGINPKAKSYYLFDGYAHLSSGLACGLAGLSAGMAIGIVGDAGVRANAQQPKLFVGMILILIFAEALALYGLIVGIILSSRAGQSRAD